The nucleotide window GTGTCTCTGTTCCTGCATACATTTTGGAATTGTTCCATTAAGTCCATACTGCCCTTCCATATCCCTTCTGCTAAGATGCATCAACTGAAATTGTTTTtagtattaaatttcatctgccactggtCTGTCCATTCTGCTGGTCTATCAATGTCGTGTTACAGGCAATCTGTATCATCCTTGCTGCTTGTCACTCCTTCAAATTTGTTGTCACTGGAAAATCTTCAAACTTTGCTCCATGTTCCATGATCCAAGTTACTTGTATACAGCAAACATTGGAGCGGGCCCAGCACTCACCCCTAGGGAACACCACTGTCTGTCAACCGCCAGTCCTAAAAAGAGCCATCTACCATGACTTGCTACTCTTCGTCCTTAAGCCAGTTTTCTTTTATCCACTTGCACACTGGCCTTCCTACTCCATAAGCCTCAATTCTGTCAACCAGCCTTtgatgtggtatcttgtcaaatgcTTCCTTAAATTCCACATCCACCACATTCCCTTAATCAACTTCttctgttacttcctcaaaagagTCAGTtagattagtcaagcatgatCTGTGTTTTACAAATCCACCTGGGCTCTCTCCAATTAACTCAAACCTTTCCAAGTTCCAGTTGACATTTTTTCCCTGATTAAGGATTCCAAAACCTTACCCACCCCTCGGGCCGGATTTTCCACCTGCGctcgacccaaggccagaaaatcctgcccaacgtcAACAGTCTTTTGCATCGtccgtgtcctgcctgctacaattctcgTGGTGGGCGGGCCTGGAAATTCCGCCCTTCATGTTAGATTAACTGGCTCTATTGCTAGGACTGTCCTCGCACTCTTGAATAAAGGTGTCACATTTACCAGtctccagtcctccagcacctcacCCATTTCTCAGGAAGCTTGAAAATTTAAGGCAAGCCCTTCTGCTATCTCCACCCCCACTTCCTTCAGCAACTTTTGATGCAAGTTCACAACAAGTGACTAATCTGCCCTAAGCATAGCCAGCCTTACCCTTTCAATTTTCACACCATCCATTGCCTCCACGAGAGATATTGTCAGGGTCCTTCCTTAGTGAAtgctgatacaaagtactcattaagtatTCTAACCTTGCTCTGCACATCTGAGCATATATCAGCCTCCTTGTCCCTAATAGGACCCATTCCACCTCTAACTTCCTCTTATCACATGCAATAGTTCTTGCATATCTCTGTGACTATCCAGcatatctgtccctctatctctctctgtatttccaGGTATATAGCATAATTGTATCTTTTTTGCTTCTCAACTCTAACCAAATGGACTCTGTCCTTGGCCCTCAAAGAAATCTTCTCTTTTTAATATTACAATGTCTTCCATAATCATTACTGCCACCCCACTTCCCTTTATTCATTTTCTACCTTTTctgaatagaatcctacagtgtaaaaggaggccatttagcccatcggttctgcaccaaccacaatccaacccaggccctatccccatacatttaccctagctagtcctcctgacactaaggggtaattcagcatggccaatccatctaacccgcacacctttggactgtgggaggaaactggagcacccggaggaaacccacacagacacggggagaacatgcaaactccatacagatagtcacccaagccaggaattaaacccgggtccctggtgctgtgaggcagcggtgctaaccaatgagccaccgtgccacccctgtatgCTTTATATACTTGTATATTGTGCCCAATCCTCATCGTTTTGAAGCCAGGTTTCCATTATTACCATTACATCATATGCCTAGACTGCGGTTTGTGCTTGGAGCTCACCAACATTCATCATGCTTTGTGTGATTATGTACATGCATTATAAACAGGTTTTTGCTATTCTGTACTCATTCATAGTTTGCTCCTATCTAATACGGTAACTCCCTTTTTTAGTACTGTCTAACACTCTCACTTTATGGACCGTATTCTTTTCTTTTTACCTACGCTGGTGCTTATcacctgccaaattagtttaaacccttcccacAAGGACATTGTTCCCAGTCCGGTTGTGGTGCAACCCATCCCTTTTCAGCAGGTGCCTTCTGTCCCAAAACTGGTCCCAATGTGCCAAGGATCTGAAGCCCTCCCGCTTGCACCATACTTTAAGCCATGCATTCCTTTTTCTActctggcactgggagtaatccagagattactccCCTCGAGGTCCACTTTTTAACTTCCTCCCTAGCTGACCTTAGATGCTCAatgccttccctctctctgtcattgGCACCGACAAGCACCACAACTTCTGGCTCACTCATTTCCCCCTGTAGAATACTCTTCCCCCCCTCTATGTAAGGGCCTTTACCATGGTACCAGGGTGGCACACACCATGTAAGACTCTGATGACAGTTAAAGAAATGGCTGTCTGTCTCCCCAACAATGGAACTCCTGCACCAACCGCATTTCTACGCTTTGCTCTTCCCTCCTGTACAATCCTGTGCCCATAGATGCAAAGGTCTGGGCTGCACTCCTTCAAGGTATTGACAGTCCGAGTTATCTCTAATACTGAGAGTTACGTCCTAAAGACTCCTGTGTTACCTGCCTCTTCCTATTCTTCTGATTGGCCAACTATTTTCTATGCTGACCTCTCACCTCCTGGAATGTATGCCCTTCCTCGATGCTCTGCAGTGACTGCACTGACAATTAACAATGCTAATTGGTTGGTCAACTTTGACCTGGTCATTCaaacttgaattggcatctgcAATTTTTAAGATTTAACAAGATACTCATGTTGATGTAGAGATGAACACACGACCAAAAATTAACAATAGTCAAAACACCGATCCTTTGAACGGATCTGTGCAAAGATTCTGTGAACGTTGAGCCGATCAAAGCCCTCCCTGTTCAGCAATGCTGTGTGTTCCAGAGGTGGATTTACAGTTCGTGGGACCCTGCCTTCATTTCTgggccccccttcaccccccatcTCACAACCCTCACAGCCACCCgccacccctcactctctcattctcacaaTCTTACTCACCTCGCTCATCTGGTCTTCAAGGCAGCCTCCTGTCCCACTCGCCATCTCCTCGTGTCTAAGGCTTGATTCGGGGCCTCGCGCCTCGCTGTTGCTGGCCTGCCCTTGGCCCTGGGTTGAGTTGCCTGCTCTCCTCGCTTGTGGCTGACCTCACCTCGTGGTGGCTTTCAGCACCTTGCACCTCGCAGTTGCTGGCCTGCCCTCGGCCCTGAGTCAAGTCTCCTGCTCGCCTCGCCTGCTGCTTCCCTCAGTGGCTGACCTCACCCTGTGGCGGCGCTCGGCGCCTCGCTGTTGCTACTCTACTCAGGGTAGAGTCGCAAACCTGCTCGCCATTTGCAAAAACGGTAAAACCTCCGcagcctctgcctctccctctgtgcCTGGTTGCCTCTCTTTATTCCTCACGCGTGCCTCCGGTTAACCACTTGGcacagtttggaccagtattttCCCGCTCTTTCAGACTCACCAATCGGAGTCTGATCTCACTCTGCATTGCCAGTTGATAGGCTCAACACGTATAATGAGTCCATCAGCATATGCGGAGTAAGATCAGGCTCTGATTGGATGCCCAGTGCATCGGCTGGCACAGAGTCTCCCCATTGACCAGGGTCCTGCGCCTGGGCAcagtgggtgaaattttcccgtcccacccgccacaggaatcgtagctggcgggacacggaccatgcaaaggtctgttgaccccgggcggggttttccagccttgggggcgagcgcggctggaaaatcccacccaatgtattCCACTGTAAATCCACCTCTGGTGTGTTCCCAGTTCGAGTGTGAAGCGACAATTGTAAATTTAAGGCCTTTGCTACAACGAATGCCTGACACACGCGGTTCTATAATTCAATCAGCAACAACTGCAAGTTATGGACCTGCTGGCTATTCATTTAAAGAAACGCTGCACAACAATAACAAAAGCTTATTTTGGCCCACAGTGAGGCAGGGAAGCATTAGGACAAAGAAAAAGCATCGTTAAAAATGACAATTGACTTAAGCTAAGTATCCAATAACTGATCTCAGGGCTGACGGtccagagagagaaataaaacagCGGTGGGGATCCCTCTCTTTTTCAGTGGTCCCTGTTGGATACAGCAACACGTGGATGTCAAATGAGGAAAGGGCTAACTGGGGTGCGATGATTTGTATATTGCGGTTCAATAGACTGGTGACACTCCAGATTCAACCGTGAAAAGTGCAGGTAAAACAAACACCATTTGTTAGTTTAACACTTCAGTTCAAGAACAAGAGTTGTAGGTTACTCCAACTGGGAGCAATTTTCATTTCCTTACTCTTTTTGAAGGGCATTACTTTTTtttaactggaagcaggagtcagTCTCGTGGGGCAGATTGTTCAGAAAAAAAAAGCCTGGTGTGTAAGGATCACCAGGGTACAGTGCTTAAGGGGACGTGTGAGCTGGTAAAGGAAGTTGACTGCTTCTGTCCTGATTACATATTGGGCTGGCTCCTGAACAGACAGGCAATGCTCCCCAGGCAATCCAATGCACTCAGACGCCCAACAGGAAAAGCACCCCCTGAAGTCAACCTCTGAGCGAATGTCGCCTCCCGTGCATTTAGTCCTGTATTGCACACCAGCCCCCGTTCGACATATTCACAACAACTGGGATCCAAATATGTTTAGTTTGTTCCGAAAAATGCGCACATGAAAGGACGTACCTTTAAAAATATGTCAgcaggaattctccaacctcgcccccggctgggattctccagtcctgctgctgagaacagggatttggctgagcgccaaattctccattctcgctggcagtggtagcgagtccggagaattccggctgtaGTTACATCTATGAACCCCCTCCAGTCTTTGATTTGTTTTTGCATTCCCCGACAGTATGTAATTGTACTCTGCTGAAAAACGTCAGTTACCATTGTAGATAACAATTGTGGACCAATTACTAATCGGAAAATCCAAATTCCCAACTCAAAACTACTTAGGAGGAACAACACCAAGTTATTTCTGAATTCCACaatgtttatttcttcagaaacGTTAAATATGAAAACTGGGAAAGAGATTGTGCGTAGCTGGGCGGAGCAGGATGAATTTAAATGACCGGATCTTAATAGGATGTTCGATGATGCTGCTGATCTTTCCCTCTCCTTTCTCCCCGATCTGACTTTGTGCTTCGAACGGACAGATCAGCAACAATGTCAAAACATGCAAGCTGTACTTTCTAAGGATTGTCGCCACTGGGGGGGAAATTTTATCCTAACTCAACCTGTCCAGTGAGGACAATTTTACCCTCACGCATCGGGTGGGAATGGACGGGATCAGGCAGAACACAAATCTTCACCCAATTCTATGGGGTGCTTTTTGACCTATCCCACCAGTTGGGAGATAGACTGATTTGGGCGCAACATTGGTTTCACACCTGCCCAGTTTTAATCCCCATTAAAGTCAACAGGTGGATTGGCTGGGGCGAAAAATGAGCATTCCTCCTGGTCCCATGGCTTTCCCACCTGGTGGCTTAGTTTGAAATGATTCCCACTCTCTTGTGAATCCAGACCATCCAGTGTGAGAAGAGGACACACAAGTGCTTTAAGCATTATTCACACTTGGAAGcactacttagaatcatagaatcctacaatacagaaggaggccactcagcccatcaagtctgtaccgaccacaatccaacccaggccgtatccctgtaacgccacacatttaccctgctaatcctcctgatactaggatcaatttagcatggccaatcaacctaacccacacacttttggactgtgggaagaaaccggagcagccggaggaaatccaggcagacacggggagaacgtgcaaactccatgcagacagtcacccgaggccggaattgaacctgggaccttggagctgtgaggcagcaatgctaaccactgtgccactgtgccgtgctTGGAGGTTCTTTGTTTCCAGTTGGGCTAAAGATGTGGTGGGGGTAGCGGGTGTGGGGAATAAAATTTGTCTTGGGCAGAATTGTGTCTGCTGCTTTTTACACGTCATACCTCCGACTGCAGTTCCAACTGCAATTGAACTCTTCAGGGCACCTCACCATCATGGATGCAACTGAGTTTGGCCGTGAAAATCAAACAGGACTGGTTCCACATTATTTAATGACATGGATCAGCACTGAATCTATCCAtcaggctggattttatggggcaAGTGGTCCTCACTCTCCTTAGctaaaggacacaggtttaaggtgctggggggtaggtacaggggaaatgttagggggaagtttttcacacagagggtggtgggcgagtggaatcgactgccgtcagtggtggtggaggcaaactcaatagggtcttttaagagactcctggatgagtacatgggacttaataggatggagggttataggtaggcctaaaaggtagggatatgttcggcacaacttgtagggccaaagggcctgttttgtgctgtagttttctatgtttctatgttagtgGGGTGTCCACCTTGGGGATGAATGGCTGCTCCCTGTCAGTCAATTGGCCATTACCAGGTTGGAGGCGGGGTTTCTATCCTTTAGGGGTACAAGAAGTTTCACCTCAGAGAGCTTCCGGCCAATAGGGTGGCTGGAAGCTCTCCCAGCAAAACCAGGAGGGAGTGATgcccactgctgggactacaggcagCCCCTGGCAGCAATTGTCGCTGGATTCAGACACCAAGCTAAGTGGTGGGACTTCACCAGGGTTAGGCTGGCAGGCCCTGGTGACTCAAGCCAATGAGAGGGTAAAGTGGAATGAGGGTGGGGGTTGGTACGGGGTGGTGGTACAGGTTTGTGTCTCCAATGGGCACAGGGGACCCCGCAAAGGAGGTAGCCACCCCCTTGTCTGACCCCAGCCAGTGGAGCTTCCACATGTCGGGGGTCTTCCCCTGCTGTGGGTAAACAGTGATGGAGGCAGGGTGAAGCCATTAGGTGGTCATTAACTGGCAGGGTGCGCAGGCTCCCCTTCCCTCCGTTCCCCGTAAAAATGTCATACAGACTGGGGTGGGTGTGAAGGTGGCAGGAAGGCCACACACTACATTTTaccaaccccctctctctccccctctctcaaccCCGCTGGTGGGGGGAAGGTAAAATACAGCCCATGGTAACAGAACAATAAgttcatttattcgtgtcacaaataggcttacattaacactgcagtgaaggcactgtgaaaatcccctagtcgtcacactccagcgcctgttcgggtacactgagggagaatttagcatgggcaatgcacctaaccagcacgtctttcagactgtgggaggaaactggagcacccggaggaaacccacgcagacacagggcgaatgttcagactctgcacagacagtgacccaagcgggaagtGAACcagagtctctggtgctgtgaggcagcagtgctaaccaccgtgctgcctctatAGCGGGGGAGTACGGGACTATTATGTAGTGCACCTTTACAATAATACCATCGCTGTCCAGTCCAAAAACAAACTTCAAATTATATCAATGAGCTACAAATGTGAATTTGTGACAAGCTGATAGTGACGGCTTTAATAAGCTAAGAGATTCCAGGTTTAACTCTTGTAAACTCATATCTACCATTCATTCTAAAGAGTGGGGTTTAAGATGAAGAGCTGACAAGGGGCAGAACGCTGAATTTTGGTAATAGCATCTGAGAAGGAAAGGAATGTTAAATGCAATCTTACACAGCATGCAGACATTCAGTTTCACAGGTTTGGTTCTAATTCACGAGAACAAAACAAATTTAAGGAAGTAAAGGATTTGCTGAAAGAGAAATatcaactctgcccattttattgCTGTGTGGCACTTTTAAGATTGACAGTTCTCAATTGCCAATGATCATCATTGTCTATACAGTAAATGCATAAAATATGAGCAAAGACAGTTTAAAGTTATTTTGTGTTCAGTTTTATTAACTGCATGGCTCAGGTTGTATATTATCAGGTTTTTAGTTGAGGCTGTATATTCCATAATAATCAGCTCTTGATAAGTTTTAGATTCACTCAGTTAAATATACTCACAACTATACTATGGAGCAttcaaatgtttgaacagtagcATGGATTCCTCATTTATGGTATTTTGTATATATGGTACCCTTCTTGAAATTTCAGAACACAAAGAGTTGCCACTTGCTTCATCCCAGGAGAAACATATGTCTCAGAAATCTGCAGCTTTGTCGGAGCAATGTGCAAAATTTGGAATATATAGCTTAAACAAGGTTTGCTAAGGCTCTCACAGTGGTTGAGATGCATCCCAAATTTCTAGGTTTATCTAAGCTGACCTTTTAAAGGTGCGAGCCCGTCCCACTCACTGATTTTGTAGTGAGGTATTTTCGAGAGGTCTATGCTGGTCAGATACATTCCAGTGacaaattaaatgacaaaagcaGATAGGCTTGAATGAACCAAATGGGGGCATATTATACGATTTGAGGGGTAACAAAAAATGAATTCTGTAAGATGATCAGGTCTTTCAGTGGCCAAGGTCAAACCTCTTTCTTTTTAAGTCTTAAAATAATACTTATCCACATATGCAATGCATTATTAAATTAGATTGATCACTTCTTTATCATTTTTATCAGGTCAAATATTCCTGCATTTTGCTAAATGATTTTTTGGCTTATATTTTAGGTTTTTATATTTAAGATAAATGATCACAAATGCTTTCTTTCTCAGATTTGTAACACTAGGTGACAGTGACCCAGGAAATTGTGTGATTTGACTGCCGATCCTCTTGCTCAGAGAATTCAACATGTGTGTGCGCACATGCATGCgtatgtgtgcttgtgtgtgtaagtgtgtgcaagtatgtgtaagtatgtgtttgtgtgtgtatgtgtgtgtaattgtgtgtatgtctgtgtgcaagtgtgtgtgtgtgtaagtttgtgtgtgtgtgtgtgcgtaagtgcgtgcgtgtgtgtgcgtgtaagtgtgtatgtgtgtttgtgtaagtgtgtgttcgcatgtgtgtctaagtgtgtgtaagtgtgtgcataagtgtgcaggtaaatgtgtgtgtgtgtaagtgcgtgtaTGTTTGtatggtaagtgtgtgtgtgtaagtgtgtttgtgtgtgtatgtgcaagtgtgtgtttctgtaagtgtgtgcgcgtgtgtgtgtgtgtacctgtttaATACTCTGTATAAATTCAATGCAGACATAACCAATATATGTAATTGGGTCATCTTTTTTAACCATTAAAGCATTGCATTTGCTGTTGCTAACATTCTGGATCAGATTTACTTTAGCAGGTTCATGAGTTAAAGAGTAGCAGCCTATAAGTTCTTATCACTAATTTATACATTAAAATGATCTTACCTtaagattcccttttgttgtaaAAGCTCTGCCACAGATTGTGCAGCCAAATGGCTTTTCACCAGTGTGTGTGCGCTCATGGATCTGAAGAGCACTTGCAGAAGAAAAGGTCTTCCCACAGGATGGACAGTTATGCTGCTTGGGTGTCCGACGAGGTGGCGGTGCCAGAATGGGTGTCATACCTGGACTCATGGCTGTCTGTGGTGCAGATGGAGCCTGTATACCAACTGGAACCTGCGTACCATCACCTAGGGAGATCGGCTTGCTGTGACCATTGACTTCCATTTTGACCACGGTTGGTGCGGTGCTGGTGACCAGGCTAGGAGTACTTTGGGTGGGACCTAGAGTGGAGTTGGGTTCAAATAACTGAGAAGGAAGTTCTTTCATCTTGTGCGTCAGTAAGTGCTGTTTTAAATTACCCATAGTGGAGCAACCACGATTGCAGATTGTGCAAAGAAATGGACGCTCTTTAGTATGGCTGCGGTAGTGAATTTCCAATGCACTTTTACAAGCAAAAGGTTTGCCACAGATACTACAAACAGTACTTTTCAACTTACCACATTCTTGGTTGGGGAACAGCATACTAAAAGCCTCTTCTTTGATGATCGGCCGTCCCAGGTTGGCTGTCAGATCTAGTGCACCTCCGTTCTCTCGGTGAGCGGACGGGCTGTCCGCTTTTTCTGATTTCACTGATGTCTCATGTGGCTCTTCTTGGGTGCCAAAGCCTGGTGACTTTGACCTTTGACTCTCAGCGTTACTGTGCACGGGTGACAGTGCctgcattgaagaggaacactCGGACATTGCTGGGCTACCCGCACTCTGACTTTCTAAGTCACCCACGGCGGAGGAGGAGTCATTAGTCAAGCGATCACTCTCCATGGATCCATTCTCGACAGATTTCAAGCCGGATCGCTGCTGCGTGCTCAGGGCACAGTCTATAATCTTCATCTGGTTCTCCAGGGCGGCAATGCTGGAAATGACCGAAGGAGGGGAATTTGGTAAAGAGCCAGAATAACATAACAATTGCTTCGAAGACTCGGTCGTGGTGATGTTCAATTCTGCCTCCTCGTCCATTGAGTTCTCATCCATCAGCTCATCATCGGGATAATTGCTCATGAGTTCAGCGTTTACTTCATCACAGGTTAAGTCTGTATCCATGCTGTCTGAGAAGCCCTCGGGTAAAGGTGTGTTTGGAATCTGGCCGCCCATGTGCATGCGAATGTGCTGTTGTAAAACCACTGCGTTTGTAAACTTCTTCTGGCAAATGGGGCAAGAATGTTGCACTCGGAGAGGTGGCTTTGCCCGGTGAACCCCGAAATGTGTCTTTAAGTTGCCCTTGGTGGTAAAAGCCCGGCCACAGATTTTGCACTTAAATGGCCTCTCGCCCGTGTGTGTGCGGTAATGCATTTTCAGAGCGCTCTGGCAACTGAGGACGCGGTGACAGATAATGCACTGGTTGGGGTCAGTCATCTTTTTGTCGATGTTCTCCACCAGCTGTTGCAGCTTTGAGGTCTCGGATGTTTGCATAGAGTCGAGTAGGCCGCCAAATGGGAACTTTGCTTTAAACTGACCAGATATAATGGGAAGCAGAGGGCTTGGGAGGGTTGTAGGAATGCTGCTCACTCCATTGTCCACAGAAGCCGAAGATGTGGTAGAGCACGGAGCGGAGGAAACTGACTGTCCAGTTGTGCAGTTCTCTACAGGTTTGAAGCTTGAAGTAGGTACGTTTAAACCTTGAACGATGGGAACCATGTTACCGCCATTAATTGACTGGGGGGATTCTGCGGTTATTGGAATGCTTGAATcatttttgttcatgtttggtgACAAAGAAGCACATTCACTTGATGGAGGAGATGGCCTTTGGGGTGACCTGTTTAAAGGAGTCACAGTTGGGGACTCAGCCAGGCTGGTAATACTTGACAGGGTTGGAGGCAACTGTAATCCAACTGAAGTTGGTAAGGTtgacagcacaggcttggtgtcCAACCAGGTTGTCACTGGCTTTTCTGGTGGTAAGGACATGCCGTATGGGATGCCTGTGCTTGTAGGTACATTATCAAGGTATTCAGGGACTGGATATGGATTCATCTGGATGTGAGGGTATTTTTCTTTATGCCTCTGAAAGTGAACTTTAAGGTTGCCTTTAGTGGAAAAACGATTTCCACAAATGTTACacttaaatggtctctccccagtatgggAACGGAGGTGAATTTGTAACGCACTGTCACTTCCAAAGACCTTAGCGCAAAACCTACACTTATGCTTGAAAAATGGATCTTCTGAGCTTGTTTTGGGATCAAATACGGAAACATTGGGTGGTTTGCCTTTGCGATGTTTCATAAGGGCAGCCAGTGGATCTAGAGCATTAGTCgttgcagcaatgctgaccagtgGGTTTTGGAAGATCACACTACTTGATGTGTTCTGAGGTAGCAGTGGATTAGGCATGCTGGAAGCTGGGCTGAGAAGATTGCCATGTCCAAGTGATGACGTTGAGTACTGTAACTGCGAGGAGGTGTTACTTGTATTTGAGCTGGAACTTGGAGTCAGGGAAGAGGAAACTCCACTCGTGGCTGGAGGCAAGATGGGTTCTGATCTGGGAGATACGCTGCTGGGCAAAACAGGAGTGCTGGCCCCAGAGGCAGGCTGTGTTATTTGCTGTGAGCtatcaaaggcagaggggtggATACTGGATGCCTGCCCTGCTCCCGAGGCTGAAATAGCGGCTGACAAGGGGTTCGAAGAATGCTCGCTGAATGAAACGTGCTGGCTCGCTGCGGATACGGAGGTACCTTGGGAAGATGCTGAGGGGTTTAAAGGGTGGATTGTTTGCGGAGTCATCATTGCCACTTGGTTGCGGATTTGTTCGATCAGTTGGAGCTGGTGGAGTTGCTGCTGTTGCAGGGCCATCAGCTGCTCTAGAATCATGGGGATGGCAATGGTGGATACCCCACTGTTTGAACTCGGGCTGTTAGACCGTGTGTCCTGTGAAAACTGCGCTACCGCCACCTTTGTACTTTGCAAAGTCTCTAAAGTCACGTTAGTGTTTGGCATGTTATAGTTGGTCATGGAAGATGATTCGGGAATCTGAGGTAGCGAAGTAGCAGCGCTGGAGGTCCCTTGATTCTGGTAACCTTTGTCGGTGGAAGCATCCACCTCCATTGGCTCTTCTTGCTCTGTGCTCTTCACCTCGGAGCTGTCATTTCCCTCCAGCGGATTGCTCTCCTCCGCAGCTTCGCTCTCCCCTTGGTCGCTTGGGCTACTGGCGGGAGAAGGCTCGAGGAAGTCTTCTGAGCGCGCTGCCTCCTCGTCATTCACGATCAGGACTAGTGGATTCTTAGTGCAATTCTTCTGATGCTCCATGAAGTCAGACCACTTGAAGAATTCTGCACAGCATTTCTCACAGATGTGGGTTTCCTCGCTTCCACTTCTGCTCTCGTTCCCGCTATCAGCATCATCTGGTCCTTCCCCCGGGGCAGCTAGGAAATCAAAAAGACACATCAAGCAATGACTTGCAAGACTATCCCTCCCTCCAATTTCAAGTTTTTGCACATAACTAAAATCAATATTTTTTTATTTTGTACAAATTACCTCACTTCAACACAtctcaggtccctctgtgtgtattCTATCACTCTTTCTACCTAGCTAATCATTTTCTTTGCACAATCCATCAAATTATGAGGCCCTATCAATTGTGGATACTGCTGCTTAATGAAATTCCATAGAAGCTATTGATTTCCAATATTTTCATACAATTCACAGCTGCCTTGTCTGTTGGGTACAAATCAAGCCTTTGATGGACTCATTAGGATTCCCCTTTACCATCAGGCTTCCTCATTTTCAACAAAATTAGAGAAGCCTTTGCCAGTTCACTTGACATCACTAAACTAATCTGTAACCTTTCAGACTCAAATCAGTACCTGACAGGGCAAACTGCCCCTCTGTTACTCAAATGTGGTCTTGGACTGACCAGATGTATTATCTTTATACAGCATCAAGACAGTA belongs to Mustelus asterias chromosome 7, sMusAst1.hap1.1, whole genome shotgun sequence and includes:
- the LOC144495956 gene encoding sal-like protein 3 isoform X4, with amino-acid sequence MSRRKQAKPQHLKSDEEAVAIVSQNSAPGEGPDDADSGNESRSGSEETHICEKCCAEFFKWSDFMEHQKNCTKNPLVLIVNDEEAARSEDFLEPSPASSPSDQGESEAAEESNPLEGNDSSEVKSTEQEEPMEVDASTDKGYQNQGTSSAATSLPQIPESSSMTNYNMPNTNVTLETLQSTKVAVAQFSQDTRSNSPSSNSGVSTIAIPMILEQLMALQQQQLHQLQLIEQIRNQVAMMTPQTIHPLNPSASSQGTSVSAASQHVSFSEHSSNPLSAAISASGAGQASSIHPSAFDSSQQITQPASGASTPVLPSSVSPRSEPILPPATSGVSSSLTPSSSSNTSNTSSQLQYSTSSLGHGNLLSPASSMPNPLLPQNTSSSVIFQNPLVSIAATTNALDPLAALMKHRKGKPPNVSVFDPKTSSEDPFFKHKCRFCAKVFGSDSALQIHLRSHTGERPFKCNICGNRFSTKGNLKVHFQRHKEKYPHIQMNPYPVPEYLDNVPTSTGIPYGMSLPPEKPVTTWLDTKPVLSTLPTSVGLQLPPTLSSITSLAESPTVTPLNRSPQRPSPPSSECASLSPNMNKNDSSIPITAESPQSINGGNMVPIVQGLNVPTSSFKPVENCTTGQSVSSAPCSTTSSASVDNGVSSIPTTLPSPLLPIISGQFKAKFPFGGLLDSMQTSETSKLQQLVENIDKKMTDPNQCIICHRVLSCQSALKMHYRTHTGERPFKCKICGRAFTTKGNLKTHFGVHRAKPPLRVQHSCPICQKKFTNAVVLQQHIRMHMGGQIPNTPLPEGFSDSMDTDLTCDEVNAELMSNYPDDELMDENSMDEEAELNITTTESSKQLLCYSGSLPNSPPSVISSIAALENQMKIIDCALSTQQRSGLKSVENGSMESDRLTNDSSSAVGDLESQSAGSPAMSECSSSMQALSPVHSNAESQRSKSPGFGTQEEPHETSVKSEKADSPSAHRENGGALDLTANLGRPIIKEEAFSMLFPNQECEFHLAHSTVPRFPCGTKPLKRVCADVYDSGVHMGTHMWNNAPARRGRRLSVENPMALLGGDAMKFSEIFQKDLAARAMNVDATFWNQYAAAITNGLALKNNEISVIQNGGIPQLPVSLGGSGIPALTNATSGMDRVRPGSSPPVAGLEKPSTEGGANRPFARFIEDNKEIGIN